The following DNA comes from Neoarius graeffei isolate fNeoGra1 chromosome 25, fNeoGra1.pri, whole genome shotgun sequence.
GATTGAGAACCAGGTTTCCTTTATTATCACTGCAATGAAATTGGTTAGCAGTCCTAGTTGTGCATTGACACAACAAAACAAGAAGTAGCAAAAGCAAAACATAAATCTGTCCAATCTGGAAAATTCTCAAAGGTTTATGAGCGTTGTGATCCCTGCTGCTCTTTAAGAAAAAGACATAAGTTGCTCttttccacacacacacttgcagcaGACATGTTGAAATCGGTCCAGCGTGCTCCCCTGTGCAGCATCAGCGCTCGTCTGCATTGCACGCCTGCTCTCAGACTCAGCAGTGGAGCAGGACTTGGCAGGTCTGAGGCTGCATGGCTCGAGTCACTCTTCACATGGCTCCAGAAAGCAGGAAGACGCTGTGGTGGTGAGACCGTCCCTGGAAAGAAGACGCGAGAAGGGCTGCTGTCTATTCTGGCTGACCACTGCAGCTTTGTGACCGGACAGAGACTGAGGCGAGCGTTGCAGATCGCAGAGCTTTACTCCAACCTGTACTCGGAGAGGAGCAGGTGGACGCTGGTGGGCAGCATATGGCGCCGACTACAGAACAAGCAAGCCCCGGCTGGCAAACTGCTGGCTGCCCTCGCCGGGGTTTTCCTGTGGGAGGACGCGAAGATAAGAGACGATGAGATGAGGAGGTTGGTCTTAAAGCCGTATGAATTTTTACAGCTAGGTTGAGATCACCTGCCTCGTTCTCTCCTTCCTTTCTTCACTATTTACTTCTCCACaagtttcttttctttcccttccTGATTTCCCCCCCTCCTTTTTTACATACCTACTTGCGTTCCTTCATTCCTTCTTTCATGTCGTCTATGCTTCCTTCCTCCTTTTCTTTGCTTTCTCTCGAGctgtctttcttttccttttctcATATTGTCcatcctttttcttttttcctttcctgttCTTCCTTTCTCGTGTCGTTTTCCCCTCCTTGTCTTTTACATCCCTTCTTCTCTTCTGATTTACTTGCCGTTTGGGTTTTGTGATACTGTGGGATGTGTGTGTTAGGTGTGTGTGGGAGCTCCAGGCTCTGGATGTTGTAAAGCAGCAGGCCACTGTGGGGAAGGCGAGTGCTCAGGCTGAGGTTGGCTGGGAAATTGTGATGGAGGAGAAGACCTTTAAAGTGTGGAGGAGACCAGTCGAAGGAAGCCATCTGTTTGAGTACCGAGGTGAGCGTCTGTACCAAGTGTGTCATAGAGCATGAAATCAGTTGACGCTGAAATCCAGACTGACGTTATCTTTACCACTTCTTCTGATCTAGTACTTGGTTCCTACACTGATGTTACTCCGAGACAGTTCTTCAACGTTCAGGTACTTCGCTCTTTGATTAATAAAAGCACACAATTATTAACAAATCACCTTCTGAACATGTTTTGTTGATGGTCGTGACATTTGTGTGTCCGTGGGTGGGCCTCAGGCAGGTGTGAGTTAAGTTTAGAcacttaaacatttttttttgtgtgttgacCTCTGCTCTAGTTGGACACTGAATACAGGAAGAAGTGGGACGCACTGGTGATCAAACTGGAAGTGGTGGACCGGGACCTGAACACGGGGTCAGAGGTCATCCACTGGGCCACACATTTCCCTGTAAGACAAGAAACCTCTTCATATGCCACAATTTGTCATTTAAACAAATAAATCTACCTTGTTTAAgacttttatatttatattaacatattttgaaGTATGTAAACGTATAAAAGTCTGATTACAT
Coding sequences within:
- the stard7 gene encoding stAR-related lipid transfer protein 7, mitochondrial, which produces MLKSVQRAPLCSISARLHCTPALRLSSGAGLGRSEAAWLESLFTWLQKAGRRCGGETVPGKKTREGLLSILADHCSFVTGQRLRRALQIAELYSNLYSERSRWTLVGSIWRRLQNKQAPAGKLLAALAGVFLWEDAKIRDDEMRRCVWELQALDVVKQQATVGKASAQAEVGWEIVMEEKTFKVWRRPVEGSHLFEYRVLGSYTDVTPRQFFNVQLDTEYRKKWDALVIKLEVVDRDLNTGSEVIHWATHFPYPMYSRDYVYVRRYEVDMENNLMILVSRAVEHPGVPEIHEFVRVRSYCSRMVIRPHKSFDENGFDYLLTYSDDPQTVFPRYCVSWMVSSGVPSFLEKLHTAALRAKNHEVGVHDYVGMKQVQQASPERLEEGTRTAGSSHIYA